From Brassica rapa cultivar Chiifu-401-42 chromosome A06, CAAS_Brap_v3.01, whole genome shotgun sequence:
ctttttcttttctttgaaaATTCCCTTTTCTACCCCTTTCATTGCTTTAACattgatataaaaattaaaaaaaatgttattcgATAAAGAAGTCTTTATATCTATAACTTTCTTCacttccttctccttctccattcAAACTCCAAATGACGAATCCACCAAACCGGGTTTGGATCCAAATCTCCTTCATCTTCCTCCTTATCCATGTCTCTCTATCTTCTTCCTCCGACCAGCCTTCTATCAAAACCGATGCACTATCACTCCTCTCCTTCAAAGCAATGATACAAGACGATCCAAACAACATTCTCTCAACTTGGACCCCTAGAAAGTCCCCTTGTCAATTCTCTGGCGTCACTTGTCTCGCTGGAAGAGTCTCTGAGATTAACCTCTCCGGTAGTGGTCTCTCCGGGACCGTTTCTTTCAACGCTTTCACCTCTCTTGATGCTCTCTCAGTTCTTAAACTCTCTGAGAACTTCTTCATTTTAAACTCAacctctcttcttctccttccccTGAGCTTAACCAACCTCGAGCTCTCCTCCTCCGGTTTAGTCGGAATCCTCCCTGAAAACTTCTTCTCCAAATACCCAAATTTCATCTCCATCACTCTCTCTTACAACAACTTCACCGGGAAGTTACCCGAAGATCTTTTCTTAGGAAGCAAGAAACTCCAAACCCTTGATCTTTCTTACAACAACATAACCGGTTCAATCTCCGGTTTAACAATCCCTCTCTCCTCATGCGTCTCCTTGTCGTCCCTCGACCTCTCCGGGAACAGTATCTCCGGCTACGTCCCTGTCTCGCTTACCAACTGCACCAACCTCAAAAGCTTGAACCTTTCTCACAACAACTTCGACGGGCAGATTCCAAAGTCCCTCGGCGAGCTAAAAAGCTTACAAAGTCTGGATCTTTCGCACAACCGGCTCACCGGTTGGATCCCGCCGGAGATCGGAGACGCTTGCGGGTCGTTACAAAACCTCAGGATTTCTTACAACAACGTAACCGGCGTGATCCCTGATTCCTTGTCTGCATGTTCTTTGCTACAGACTCTTGACCTCTCCAACAACAACATCTCCGGTCCGTTCCCGGACAAGATCCTCCGGAGCTTCGGATCTCTTCAAATATTGCTTCTCAGCAACAACTTCATATCCGGTGAGTTTCCGACGACGCTCTCTGCTTGCAAGAGCCTCAGAATCGTTGACTTCAGCTCGAACCGATTCTCCGGCGTGATTCCGCCGGACTTATGTCCCGGAGCAGGTTCGTTAGAGGAGCTGAGAATCCCGGATAACCTCGTCACCGGAGAGATACCTCCGGCGATATCTCAGTGCTCGGAGCTCCGAACGATTGATCTAAGTCTCAACTATCTCAACGGAACAATCCCGCCGGAGATCGGAGACCTCCAGAAACTCGAGCAGTTCATCGCATGGTACAACAACCTCGCCGGAAAAATCCCGCCGGAGATCGGAAAATTACAGAACCTCAAAGATCTCATCCTCAACAACAATCAACTCACCGGAGAGATCCCACCGGAGTTTTTCAACTGCAGCAACGTCGAGTGGATCTCCTTCACGAGCAACCGGTTAACCGGAGAAGTCCCTAAAGACTTCGGGGTCCTTTCCCGGTTAGCTGTTCTTCAGCTCGGAAACAACAACTTCACCGGACAAATCCCTTCAGAGCTAGGGAAGTGCACAACACTTGTCTGGCTTGATCTCAACACAAATCACTTAACCGGAGAAATCCCTCCCCGGTTAGGTCGTCAACCCGGTTCAAAAGCTCTTTCCGGTTTACTCTCTGGCAACACAATGGCCTTCGTTAGAAACGTTGGGAACTCATGTAAAGGTGTTGGAGGTTTGGTGGAGTTCTCAGGGATCAGACCAGAGAGGCTTCTTCAGATACCGTCTCTTAAGAGCTGTGACTTCACGAGAATGTATTCAGGTCCGATCTTGAGTCTCTTCACAAGATACCAAACCATTGAGTATCTTGATCTCTCTTATAACCAGCTCCGAGGTAAGATTCCATATGAGATCGGAGAAATGATCGCTCTTCAAGTCCTTGAGCTTTCTCATAACCAACTCTCCGGCGAGATTCCTTTCACCATCGGTCAGCTCAAGAACCTCGGCGTGTTCGATGCCTCGGATAATCGCTTGCAGGGTCAAATCCCTGAATCATTCTCCAACTTGTCTTTCTTGGTGCAGATTGATTTGTCTAACAACGAGTTGACCGGTCCGATCCCACAGAGAGGTCAGCTTAGCACGCTTCCGGCGAGCCAGTACGCGGATAACCCGGGACTCTGCGGTGTTCCTTTACCGGAATGTAAAAACGGGAACAATCAGCTACCCGCGGGACCGGAGGAAGAGAAACGTGCTAAGCACGGTACAACAGCGGCTTCTTGGGCGAATAGCATTGTTCTTGGAGTGTTGATATCCGCTGCGTCGGTTTGTATTCTGATAGTTTGGGCTATCGCGGTTCGTGCGAGGAAGCGAGACGCGGAAGATGCGAAGATGCTTCACAGTTTGCAAGCAGTTAACTCAGCCACAACTTGGAAGATTGAGAAGGAGAAAGAGCCGTTGAGTATTAACGTCGCGACGTTTCAAAGACAGTTGAGGAAGCTTAAGTTTTCGCAGCTTATCGAGGCGACAAACGGCTTCTCGGCCGCGAGTATGATCGGACACGGCGGGTTTGGTGAGGTTTTCAAGGCCACGCTTAAAGATGGAACATCCGTGGCAATCAAGAAACTGATTAGGTTAAGTTGTCAAGGAGATAGGGAGTTTATGGCGGAGATGGAAACCCTAGGGAAGATCAAACACCGAAACCTCGTACCGCTCTTGGGATACTGTAAGATCGGGGAAGAGAGACTACTCGTGTACGAGTTTATGCAATACGGTAGCCTCGAGGAGGTGCTTCACGGGCCAAGAACGGGCGAAAAGAGAAGGATCTTGAGCTGGGAAGAGCGCAAAAAGATTGCGAAAGGAGCAGCCAAAGGACTATGCTTTTTGCATCATAATTGTATACCTCATATAATCCACCGTGATATGAAATCAAGCAACGTGCTTCTCGACCACGAGATGGAAGCTAGGGTTTCGGATTTTGGAATGGCGAGGCTGATCAGCGCTTTAGACACGCATTTGAGTGTGAGTACCTTGGCTGGCACGCCAGGTTACGTGCCACCAGAGTATTACCAGAGTTTTAGATGTACTTCTAAAGGTGATGTGTACTCAATAGGAGTAGTGATGCTTGAGATATTGAGCGGGAAAAGACCGACCGATAAAGATGAGTTTGGTGATACGAATTTGGTCGGTTGGTCGAAGATGAAGGCGAGAGAAGGGAAGCATATGGATGTGATTGATGAAGACCTTCTGAGTGTTAAAGAAGGTTCGGAGACTCAAGAAGGTTATGGAGGAGTGATTGTGAAAGAAATGTTGAGGTATTTGGAGATAGCTTTACGGTGCGTTGATGATTTTCCGTCAAAGCGGCCTAATATGTTACAAGTGGTTGCTCTGTTGAGGGAGCTTCGTGGGAGTGAAAATAACAGTCACAGTAACAGCTCGTAAAGACATGAACATGACGatcagtttttttcttcttcttggtctTGATGAATTtgtcttgttttattttattttatgaaaaatgtATGTGTGGACCCatgattaacaaaaaaattatatattacctTTGTTTTTTGTGATTCACTTTATTATAAATACACAGCTAGGGTATTAATGAAATGAGtatattttcacaaaaaaaaggtAATGAAAATGATATTTGCTAGATACAAGTTGGGTTTGGCTAAAGCAGCATCCACATACATATACTTGGGTCATGGACTCGTGGAGAACAGCAAACGGAACTCCTTAGAAGCATCAGGTCCATGATGACTTTTATACTTCAGCCCCATGAGGATTTAGCCACCAATATTAACGAACATGTcaatttgattgattaagaTAGTTGAGTTTCAAGTCTTCAGTGCTTAAACAATGTCtaaattaaagtaaaaa
This genomic window contains:
- the LOC103827537 gene encoding serine/threonine-protein kinase BRI1-like 2; the protein is MTNPPNRVWIQISFIFLLIHVSLSSSSDQPSIKTDALSLLSFKAMIQDDPNNILSTWTPRKSPCQFSGVTCLAGRVSEINLSGSGLSGTVSFNAFTSLDALSVLKLSENFFILNSTSLLLLPLSLTNLELSSSGLVGILPENFFSKYPNFISITLSYNNFTGKLPEDLFLGSKKLQTLDLSYNNITGSISGLTIPLSSCVSLSSLDLSGNSISGYVPVSLTNCTNLKSLNLSHNNFDGQIPKSLGELKSLQSLDLSHNRLTGWIPPEIGDACGSLQNLRISYNNVTGVIPDSLSACSLLQTLDLSNNNISGPFPDKILRSFGSLQILLLSNNFISGEFPTTLSACKSLRIVDFSSNRFSGVIPPDLCPGAGSLEELRIPDNLVTGEIPPAISQCSELRTIDLSLNYLNGTIPPEIGDLQKLEQFIAWYNNLAGKIPPEIGKLQNLKDLILNNNQLTGEIPPEFFNCSNVEWISFTSNRLTGEVPKDFGVLSRLAVLQLGNNNFTGQIPSELGKCTTLVWLDLNTNHLTGEIPPRLGRQPGSKALSGLLSGNTMAFVRNVGNSCKGVGGLVEFSGIRPERLLQIPSLKSCDFTRMYSGPILSLFTRYQTIEYLDLSYNQLRGKIPYEIGEMIALQVLELSHNQLSGEIPFTIGQLKNLGVFDASDNRLQGQIPESFSNLSFLVQIDLSNNELTGPIPQRGQLSTLPASQYADNPGLCGVPLPECKNGNNQLPAGPEEEKRAKHGTTAASWANSIVLGVLISAASVCILIVWAIAVRARKRDAEDAKMLHSLQAVNSATTWKIEKEKEPLSINVATFQRQLRKLKFSQLIEATNGFSAASMIGHGGFGEVFKATLKDGTSVAIKKLIRLSCQGDREFMAEMETLGKIKHRNLVPLLGYCKIGEERLLVYEFMQYGSLEEVLHGPRTGEKRRILSWEERKKIAKGAAKGLCFLHHNCIPHIIHRDMKSSNVLLDHEMEARVSDFGMARLISALDTHLSVSTLAGTPGYVPPEYYQSFRCTSKGDVYSIGVVMLEILSGKRPTDKDEFGDTNLVGWSKMKAREGKHMDVIDEDLLSVKEGSETQEGYGGVIVKEMLRYLEIALRCVDDFPSKRPNMLQVVALLRELRGSENNSHSNSS